In Chryseobacterium oranimense, a single window of DNA contains:
- a CDS encoding aspartate aminotransferase family protein, with the protein MNLFNVYPLFNINPVKAQGSFLWDDKGEKYLDFYGGHAVISIGHNHPYYQNKLKDQLEKISFYSNSVQNELQTELAEKLGKISGYEDYNLFLCNSGAEANENALKLASFHNGKNKVLYFSGSFHGRTSAAVSVTDNPKIVAPVNFSERFIKSEWNNIQQLEEIFETLGSEISSVIIEGVQGVGGIMIPTAEFLSKIKELCEKYDTALILDEVQSGYGRSGYFFAHQEFGIEPDMITIAKGMGNGFPIGGVLIHPKFQASNGLLGTTFGGNHLACAAAIAVLDVMEKENLTENAQKMGDYIEDEIKDFPHIRSIRRRGLMIGIELDQDCAEVRKNLLYNHHIFTGNSNDKNVLRILPALNIGKEETDLFIGALKKVLEEI; encoded by the coding sequence ATGAATTTATTCAACGTATATCCATTATTCAACATAAACCCTGTAAAAGCCCAGGGATCTTTCCTTTGGGACGATAAAGGAGAAAAATATCTCGATTTTTATGGCGGTCACGCAGTGATTTCCATCGGGCATAATCATCCGTATTATCAGAATAAGCTAAAAGATCAGTTAGAAAAAATTTCTTTCTACTCCAATTCTGTGCAAAATGAATTACAGACTGAACTGGCTGAGAAATTAGGAAAAATATCAGGCTACGAAGATTATAACCTTTTCCTGTGTAATTCCGGAGCTGAAGCTAATGAAAATGCATTGAAGCTGGCATCTTTCCACAACGGAAAAAATAAAGTACTATATTTCTCGGGATCATTTCACGGAAGAACTTCCGCGGCTGTTTCTGTAACGGACAATCCAAAAATTGTGGCCCCGGTAAACTTTTCTGAAAGATTTATTAAATCTGAATGGAATAATATCCAGCAACTTGAAGAAATATTTGAAACGCTGGGAAGCGAAATTTCATCCGTAATCATCGAGGGAGTCCAGGGAGTAGGTGGAATTATGATTCCTACGGCAGAATTTTTATCTAAGATTAAAGAACTGTGTGAAAAATATGACACCGCTTTGATTCTTGATGAAGTGCAGTCGGGGTATGGAAGAAGCGGGTATTTCTTTGCCCATCAGGAATTTGGAATCGAGCCGGATATGATTACGATTGCCAAAGGGATGGGAAATGGCTTCCCGATCGGCGGTGTGCTGATCCATCCGAAGTTCCAGGCAAGCAATGGTTTACTGGGAACCACTTTCGGAGGAAATCATTTAGCCTGCGCTGCCGCAATTGCTGTTCTGGATGTGATGGAAAAAGAAAATCTTACCGAAAATGCTCAGAAAATGGGCGATTATATTGAAGATGAAATTAAAGATTTTCCCCACATCAGATCCATCCGAAGGAGAGGACTGATGATCGGGATAGAACTTGATCAGGATTGTGCAGAAGTGAGGAAAAACCTGTTATACAATCATCACATTTTTACAGGAAATTCCAATGATAAGAATGTTTTAAGGATTCTTCCTGCCCTTAATATCGGAAAAGAAGAAACAGATCTTTTTATAGGGGCTTTGAAAAAAGTTTTAGAAGAAATTTAA
- a CDS encoding acetylornithine carbamoyltransferase: MKKFTSVSDVENLQEIIKKALQIKENPHSETEKGKGKTIGLVFLNSSLRTRLSSQIAAQNLGLNVLTLNAAQEAWNLEFADGAVMNGDTVEHIKDAIEVLNQYCDIIAVRCFAGMKSKDDDVNESILSQFDQHAKVPVISLESATRHPLQSLADCITITENWKEERKPKVVLTWAPHIKPIAQAVGNSFAEWMQEMDVDFVITNPEGYDLDKNFTKDVKVIHNQDEALKDADFIYVKNWSSFDDYAKMPEVKENWMLTAQKLENTNAAKVMHCLPVRRNVELSDEVMDGDNSIIYQQAKNRIFSAQAVFSEILDELNSK; this comes from the coding sequence ATGAAAAAATTCACCTCTGTAAGCGATGTAGAAAACTTACAGGAAATCATAAAAAAAGCTTTACAAATTAAAGAAAATCCTCATTCCGAAACAGAAAAAGGGAAGGGGAAAACAATAGGTCTTGTATTTTTAAATTCAAGTTTAAGAACACGTTTAAGCAGCCAGATCGCAGCACAGAATTTAGGTTTAAATGTTCTGACATTAAATGCTGCCCAGGAAGCCTGGAATCTGGAATTTGCAGACGGAGCTGTAATGAATGGCGATACGGTGGAGCACATTAAAGATGCCATCGAAGTATTGAATCAATATTGTGATATCATTGCGGTACGTTGCTTTGCAGGAATGAAATCCAAAGATGATGATGTAAACGAAAGTATCCTGAGCCAGTTTGACCAGCATGCAAAAGTACCTGTAATTTCTCTGGAATCAGCTACGCGCCATCCGTTGCAAAGTCTGGCAGACTGTATTACCATCACAGAAAACTGGAAAGAAGAGCGTAAACCAAAAGTAGTTCTTACATGGGCGCCACATATCAAGCCAATTGCCCAGGCTGTTGGAAATTCTTTTGCAGAATGGATGCAGGAAATGGATGTAGATTTTGTAATCACCAATCCCGAAGGGTATGATCTGGACAAAAACTTTACAAAAGACGTAAAAGTAATTCATAATCAGGATGAAGCATTGAAAGATGCAGATTTTATTTATGTGAAAAACTGGTCTTCTTTCGATGATTATGCAAAAATGCCGGAAGTGAAAGAAAACTGGATGCTGACGGCTCAAAAACTGGAAAATACCAATGCCGCAAAAGTAATGCACTGCCTTCCTGTACGCCGTAATGTAGAATTGAGTGATGAGGTAATGGATGGTGATAATTCTATTATTTACCAGCAAGCCAAAAACCGGATTTTCTCTGCTCAGGCGGTTTTTTCAGAAATTTTGGATGAATTGAATTCTAAATAA
- a CDS encoding porin: protein MKKLLSFIGLALISSSLYSQGSPDYGGGLKLNLNPDGDKFIRFILWDQFWLRNTQMNPGSMVANEPTDNSWSLGNRRLRALAYAQISKRYMILVHFGINNQTFINGGATGTTGTGGYGNGKKPQLFFHDAWNEYAVILPGEAGKFSLSLGAGLHYYMGLSRMTMASTLNFLTVDSPIFTWPLIDNSDQFARQLGMFAKGKYGKLEYRFSLNKPFATDLVPVNVTDPARAVAVDNNGNPSFSKAGYVEYQFLDEESNTLPFKVGSYLGTKKVFNVGAGFYHQADGTRTSVNSNIEKHDITLVAVDAFADIPLGNAKHKMAVSAYAGYYNYNFGPNYVRNLGTMNIAASDPNFIGNKAIAGPGNLQPVIGTGNIVYAQAGFLLPNEAEKPKIRIQPFAAYTFKDFEAFDKPSSQFDVGANWFIDGHHAKITTQYSTRPVYTSPTESPSSKGEFIVQFHIYL from the coding sequence ATGAAGAAATTACTTTCATTTATTGGATTAGCCTTAATAAGCAGTTCTTTATATTCACAGGGATCTCCTGATTACGGAGGCGGATTGAAATTAAACCTGAATCCGGATGGAGATAAATTCATCAGATTTATTTTATGGGACCAGTTCTGGCTCAGAAATACCCAGATGAACCCGGGAAGTATGGTAGCCAACGAACCCACCGACAACTCGTGGAGCCTGGGAAACAGAAGATTACGTGCTTTGGCTTACGCGCAAATTTCTAAAAGATACATGATTTTGGTACATTTTGGAATCAACAATCAGACTTTTATTAACGGCGGGGCTACAGGAACCACAGGCACAGGAGGTTATGGAAACGGCAAGAAACCACAACTGTTTTTCCATGATGCATGGAATGAGTATGCAGTTATTTTACCTGGAGAAGCGGGAAAATTCAGTTTATCTTTAGGGGCAGGGCTTCATTATTACATGGGACTTTCCCGTATGACAATGGCTTCAACATTGAATTTCCTTACGGTAGACTCCCCTATTTTCACATGGCCTTTAATTGACAATTCTGACCAGTTTGCCAGACAGCTCGGAATGTTTGCCAAAGGAAAATACGGTAAACTTGAATACCGTTTCAGCTTAAACAAGCCTTTTGCAACAGATCTTGTTCCTGTTAATGTGACAGATCCTGCACGAGCTGTAGCCGTAGACAATAACGGAAATCCCAGTTTCTCAAAAGCCGGTTATGTTGAATATCAGTTTCTTGACGAGGAATCGAATACGCTTCCTTTCAAAGTGGGCTCGTATCTGGGTACAAAAAAAGTCTTCAATGTTGGAGCAGGCTTTTACCATCAGGCAGACGGAACAAGAACTTCCGTGAATTCCAATATTGAAAAACACGATATTACCCTTGTAGCAGTGGATGCTTTTGCAGATATCCCTCTGGGAAATGCCAAACACAAGATGGCCGTTTCTGCTTATGCCGGATATTACAATTATAATTTTGGACCTAATTATGTAAGAAACCTGGGAACAATGAATATTGCAGCTTCTGATCCCAATTTCATAGGAAACAAAGCCATTGCAGGTCCCGGAAATCTACAGCCGGTGATCGGAACGGGTAATATAGTTTATGCACAGGCAGGCTTCCTTCTTCCTAACGAGGCAGAAAAACCTAAGATCAGGATACAGCCTTTTGCAGCATATACATTTAAAGACTTTGAAGCATTCGACAAGCCTTCTTCACAGTTTGATGTAGGTGCCAACTGGTTCATAGACGGGCATCATGCAAAGATTACCACACAATACTCTACAAGACCTGTCTATACCAGCCCTACGGAAAGCCCTTCTTCAAAAGGCGAATTTATAGTACAATTCCATATTTATCTTTAA
- a CDS encoding DUF6814 family protein: MNGLKKILGILWIAVALVVGYFGTTVLGIPKITSGKQEDLVFGIIILFVLMPIISGGMAIFGYYSLTGEYSDDKI; the protein is encoded by the coding sequence ATGAACGGACTAAAAAAAATATTAGGCATACTCTGGATTGCTGTTGCGCTAGTGGTGGGATATTTCGGGACTACGGTTTTGGGAATTCCAAAGATAACCTCAGGAAAGCAGGAAGATCTGGTATTCGGGATCATCATATTATTTGTACTGATGCCTATTATCTCAGGTGGAATGGCCATTTTCGGATACTATTCGCTGACAGGAGAATATTCAGACGACAAAATTTAA
- a CDS encoding MFS transporter, giving the protein MSENHHENYENMTDRQKNRTIWSVITASSLGTLIEWYDFYIFGSLAIVLATKFFPADNPTAAFLSTLATFAAGFVVRPFGALFFGRLGDIIGRKYTFLVTLLIMGFSTFLIGCIPSYKTIGFLAPVLVLILRLLQGLALGGEYGGAATYVAEYAQPHRRGYWTSWIQTTATAGLFISLIVILVTKSTLSAEEFDNWGWRVPFWISILMVGVSYIIRKNMKESPLFAKAKSEGKTSKNPLKESFGNKYNFKFVLLALFGAAMGQGVIWYTGQFYAMSFLQKVMNVESAQVDSLMATALFLGTPFFVFFGWLSDKIGRKAVMMTGMLVAILAYRPIYDSMFKSVNLESKTITTNGITEKRTAKIHTDIATDSLVTFHKETLYTDGTLIKKDSITHWSPAGPVMKDGKAEEPKVSQTVKLADNTKWYLVFLVFIQVLFVTMVYGPIAAFLVEMFPVRIRYTSMSLPYHIGNGVFGGLLPAVATYLVTTGKEAGHATWYLEGLWYPIGVAAVCLIIGLFYLKNKNNNIHD; this is encoded by the coding sequence ATGAGCGAAAACCACCACGAAAACTACGAGAATATGACCGACCGGCAGAAGAACCGCACCATCTGGAGCGTGATCACAGCCTCATCACTCGGTACTCTGATAGAATGGTATGACTTTTATATTTTCGGAAGCTTAGCCATAGTTTTAGCTACCAAGTTTTTCCCTGCAGATAATCCTACCGCAGCATTTTTATCTACCCTGGCTACTTTTGCTGCCGGATTTGTAGTACGACCGTTTGGAGCATTATTTTTTGGAAGACTCGGCGATATTATCGGAAGAAAATACACATTTCTTGTTACTTTGCTGATCATGGGATTCTCTACGTTCCTGATCGGCTGTATTCCAAGTTATAAAACCATTGGCTTTTTAGCGCCTGTTTTAGTTTTAATCCTGAGATTATTACAGGGATTGGCACTTGGAGGCGAATACGGAGGCGCAGCAACTTATGTCGCGGAATATGCACAACCTCACAGACGGGGATACTGGACCTCATGGATACAAACCACAGCAACGGCAGGGCTTTTCATTTCACTGATCGTAATTCTGGTGACCAAATCTACTCTTTCGGCAGAAGAATTCGATAACTGGGGATGGAGGGTTCCGTTCTGGATTTCAATTTTAATGGTGGGAGTATCTTATATCATCAGAAAAAATATGAAAGAATCTCCTCTTTTTGCTAAGGCTAAAAGTGAAGGAAAAACTTCAAAAAATCCTTTAAAAGAGAGTTTTGGAAATAAATACAACTTCAAATTTGTCCTTCTGGCTTTATTCGGAGCTGCAATGGGACAAGGGGTAATCTGGTACACAGGACAATTCTATGCCATGAGCTTCCTTCAAAAGGTAATGAATGTGGAATCCGCACAAGTAGACTCACTGATGGCCACTGCCCTATTTTTAGGAACGCCTTTCTTTGTATTTTTCGGATGGCTATCAGATAAAATTGGTCGAAAAGCTGTTATGATGACGGGAATGCTGGTGGCAATTTTAGCTTACAGACCCATCTATGACAGTATGTTCAAAAGTGTCAACCTTGAAAGCAAAACCATTACAACGAACGGAATTACAGAAAAAAGAACAGCAAAAATCCATACAGACATTGCCACAGACAGTTTAGTAACTTTCCATAAAGAAACACTTTATACGGACGGAACTTTGATTAAGAAAGACAGCATTACTCACTGGTCGCCGGCCGGACCTGTGATGAAAGACGGAAAAGCGGAGGAACCTAAAGTTTCTCAGACTGTAAAGCTGGCTGATAATACCAAATGGTATTTAGTTTTCCTGGTATTTATTCAGGTACTTTTTGTCACTATGGTTTATGGCCCTATCGCAGCGTTCCTTGTAGAAATGTTCCCGGTGAGAATCCGCTATACCTCAATGTCCCTGCCTTATCATATCGGAAACGGGGTATTCGGAGGCCTTCTTCCGGCTGTAGCAACTTATCTTGTAACCACTGGAAAAGAAGCAGGACATGCAACATGGTATCTTGAAGGGCTCTGGTATCCGATTGGAGTTGCTGCGGTCTGCTTAATCATCGGATTGTTTTATCTTAAAAATAAGAATAATAATATCCACGATTAA
- the argB gene encoding acetylglutamate kinase produces MKEKLYIIKIGGALIDDPKLLDQFLEQFSEIKEKKILVHGGGKLATTLADKLGVEQKMINGRRITDKETLDIVAMVYAGSINKNIVAKLQAKKCNAIGFSGADGNMIQAKKRVHPEIDFGFVGDIEKQSINEKLLSQLIDLEIVPVFSAITHDKKGNLLNTNADTIASVTAQSLSDVYDVELLFCFDKEGVLENVEDPGSVIKSVSQEEFSLLKEAGKLHKGILPKLENALGAVKNNVSKVFLIKETQLKNHIENHHGGTEICL; encoded by the coding sequence ATGAAAGAAAAATTATATATCATAAAAATAGGCGGTGCTCTGATCGACGATCCAAAGTTGCTTGACCAATTTTTAGAGCAGTTTTCTGAAATTAAGGAAAAGAAAATTTTGGTTCATGGAGGCGGAAAATTAGCAACCACTCTGGCTGATAAATTAGGCGTTGAACAAAAAATGATCAACGGGCGAAGAATTACGGATAAAGAAACGTTGGATATTGTTGCAATGGTGTATGCAGGAAGCATCAACAAAAATATAGTGGCTAAACTGCAGGCGAAAAAATGTAATGCAATTGGATTCTCCGGTGCTGACGGGAATATGATCCAGGCTAAGAAAAGAGTACACCCGGAAATAGATTTTGGATTTGTAGGAGATATTGAAAAGCAGAGCATTAATGAAAAATTGCTTTCACAACTGATTGATCTTGAAATTGTACCGGTTTTTTCGGCAATAACCCATGACAAAAAAGGCAATCTCTTAAACACCAATGCAGATACCATTGCTTCTGTAACTGCACAATCCCTGTCAGATGTTTATGATGTAGAGTTGTTATTCTGTTTTGATAAGGAAGGCGTTCTCGAAAATGTTGAAGACCCGGGATCCGTTATAAAAAGTGTGTCCCAAGAAGAATTTTCTCTTTTAAAAGAAGCGGGAAAACTACACAAAGGAATTCTTCCGAAGCTTGAAAACGCTCTCGGAGCTGTAAAAAATAATGTAAGCAAGGTATTCTTAATCAAAGAAACCCAATTGAAAAACCATATAGAAAACCATCATGGAGGAACTGAAATCTGTTTATAG
- a CDS encoding M20 family metallo-hydrolase translates to MEELKSVYSKEELLNNAVELLKKLIAIPSFSKDEYNTSVEIENFFKKHHIPTKRFKNNIWAVNKNFDVFKPSVLLNTHHDTVKPNKAYTLDPFLPVEKDEKLYGLGSNDAGASLVSMAQVFLHFYEKENLKYNLIIALTAEEEISGLDGIEALFPQLPNIELAIVGEPTQMNLAIAEKGLLVIDGEMKGTPSHAAHPNDDNSIVKCMEDLQNILAFKFPKVSDYLGEVKITLSGIHAGIQHNVVPEACTFTLDVRVTDEYSNEEAFEIIQKHMKSTLTARSLRLNSSKIEMDHPFVQAGLEIGRTTYGSPTSSDQAIIPCTSVKIGPGDSRRSHTADEYIYIKEIEEGIEIYIKILEKVL, encoded by the coding sequence ATGGAGGAACTGAAATCTGTTTATAGTAAAGAAGAACTACTGAATAACGCAGTTGAATTGCTTAAAAAACTGATTGCAATTCCTTCATTCAGCAAAGATGAATACAATACGTCTGTAGAAATTGAGAATTTTTTCAAAAAACATCATATTCCTACAAAACGTTTCAAAAATAACATCTGGGCAGTTAATAAGAACTTTGATGTATTTAAGCCGTCAGTCTTACTAAATACCCATCACGATACTGTAAAGCCTAATAAAGCTTACACACTGGACCCTTTTCTTCCGGTAGAAAAAGATGAAAAATTATACGGATTGGGAAGTAATGATGCAGGAGCTTCCCTGGTTTCTATGGCTCAGGTTTTTTTACATTTTTATGAAAAAGAAAATTTAAAATATAATTTGATTATTGCCCTGACAGCCGAGGAAGAAATCTCAGGTCTTGATGGAATCGAAGCTTTGTTTCCACAGCTTCCCAATATAGAGCTCGCTATTGTGGGAGAACCTACACAAATGAATCTGGCCATCGCAGAAAAAGGACTTTTGGTAATTGATGGGGAAATGAAAGGAACTCCTTCCCATGCTGCCCATCCGAACGATGATAATTCCATTGTGAAATGTATGGAAGACCTGCAGAATATTTTAGCGTTTAAATTTCCCAAAGTTTCAGATTATCTGGGTGAAGTAAAGATAACACTGTCTGGAATTCATGCCGGGATTCAACATAATGTGGTTCCGGAAGCCTGTACTTTCACCTTAGATGTAAGAGTTACAGATGAATATTCAAATGAAGAAGCATTTGAAATTATTCAGAAGCATATGAAATCTACACTGACGGCGAGATCTTTAAGGTTGAATTCATCAAAAATAGAAATGGATCATCCGTTTGTACAGGCAGGCTTGGAAATCGGGAGGACAACGTATGGTTCACCAACATCGTCCGATCAGGCCATTATTCCCTGCACATCAGTAAAGATCGGTCCCGGCGACAGCAGGCGATCTCACACTGCAGATGAATACATCTATATAAAAGAGATTGAAGAAGGAATTGAGATTTATATAAAGATCTTAGAAAAAGTTTTATAA
- a CDS encoding GNAT family N-acetyltransferase codes for MEIEISSDKHLMYVSEIQQEMYDSAQRRGTGIAKRSIEYLTKKISDGNAVVATENGKWVGFCYIETWSHGQFVANSGLIVSPDYRNRGVATLIKNKVFQLSREKYPNAKVFGLTTGLAVMKINSDLGYKPVIYSELTQDEEFWNGCKNCVNYEILMKKERKNCLCTAMLFVPENNDKVNGTEIQQSEIDYNGEKESRLSV; via the coding sequence ATGGAAATAGAAATTTCCTCAGACAAACATTTGATGTATGTGAGTGAAATACAGCAGGAAATGTATGATTCTGCACAGCGTAGAGGAACGGGAATCGCCAAACGTTCCATCGAATATTTAACGAAAAAGATTTCGGATGGCAATGCTGTGGTTGCCACTGAAAATGGGAAATGGGTAGGATTCTGCTATATAGAAACCTGGTCACATGGCCAGTTTGTGGCCAACTCTGGGCTTATTGTATCGCCGGATTACAGGAACAGAGGGGTAGCTACCCTGATCAAGAATAAAGTTTTCCAGCTATCCAGGGAAAAATATCCGAATGCAAAAGTATTTGGTTTAACAACAGGACTTGCCGTAATGAAGATCAACAGTGATCTTGGTTATAAGCCGGTAATTTACTCTGAACTCACTCAGGATGAAGAGTTCTGGAATGGCTGCAAGAACTGCGTGAATTATGAAATTTTAATGAAAAAGGAGCGTAAAAACTGTCTGTGTACAGCTATGCTTTTCGTTCCTGAAAATAATGATAAAGTGAACGGGACTGAAATTCAGCAGTCCGAAATTGATTACAATGGAGAAAAAGAAAGTCGTCTTAGCGTTTAG
- the argC gene encoding N-acetyl-gamma-glutamyl-phosphate reductase, translating to MKKVGIVGANGYTGSELVRVLAFHPNVTLSFLYSRSNSGTRISDLYPDLTAVCEQVLTDKTEEVDILFLCLPHKESQNWLTQNPVKNETLVIDLGNDFRLDGNFGNRNFIYGLPEINKKNLVGAKSIANPGCFATAIQLALLPLAEKGLLDEVYTTGITGSTGAGQSLQPTTHFTWRNDNISAYKTLTHQHVDEILQQLVSFNHKDVSLNFVPWRGDFTRGIFTSSTIKTDLIFSNIHQLYQDFYENEPFVKVSENAIDLKQVVNTNRCVIHIEKNGNAAVIHSAIDNLLKGASGQAVQNMNIAMGWEENLGLNLKPIAF from the coding sequence ATGAAAAAAGTAGGAATTGTAGGCGCTAACGGCTACACAGGAAGCGAACTGGTCCGTGTGCTGGCTTTTCATCCCAATGTGACATTGAGTTTTTTATATAGCCGTTCCAATTCGGGGACAAGAATTTCAGATTTGTACCCGGATTTAACGGCGGTTTGCGAGCAGGTTTTAACGGATAAAACCGAAGAGGTGGATATCCTTTTCCTTTGCCTTCCTCATAAAGAAAGCCAAAACTGGCTTACTCAAAATCCTGTGAAGAATGAAACTTTAGTGATTGATCTTGGTAATGATTTCCGCCTGGATGGAAATTTTGGAAACAGAAATTTTATCTACGGACTTCCTGAAATCAATAAAAAAAATCTGGTGGGAGCAAAAAGCATTGCCAATCCCGGATGTTTTGCCACGGCAATTCAGCTGGCATTGCTTCCCTTGGCGGAAAAAGGTTTACTGGATGAGGTTTATACGACGGGGATCACAGGTTCAACTGGGGCAGGACAATCTTTACAGCCAACGACCCATTTTACCTGGAGGAACGATAATATTTCGGCCTATAAGACTCTGACGCATCAGCATGTGGATGAAATTTTACAGCAGCTGGTTTCATTCAACCATAAAGATGTCAGTCTGAATTTTGTTCCATGGAGAGGAGATTTTACAAGAGGGATTTTTACAAGTTCAACCATAAAAACGGATTTAATTTTTTCAAATATCCATCAGTTGTATCAGGATTTTTATGAAAATGAGCCTTTTGTAAAGGTAAGCGAAAATGCAATTGATTTAAAACAGGTTGTCAATACCAATCGCTGTGTGATTCATATAGAAAAGAATGGAAATGCAGCAGTCATTCACTCAGCGATTGACAATTTGTTGAAAGGAGCCTCCGGGCAGGCAGTGCAGAACATGAATATTGCGATGGGCTGGGAAGAAAATCTGGGCCTGAACTTAAAACCTATAGCATTTTAA
- the argG gene encoding argininosuccinate synthase: protein MEKKKVVLAFSGGLDTSYCAKYLSETLGYEVYAVTVNTGGFSKEEEKELEKKAFNLGVKEYRCVDAQEDYYNSCVKYLIFGNVLKNNTYPLSVSAERTVQAQEIAKYAIETGADAIAHGSTGAGNDQVRFDLIFQVMCPEKEIITPIRDMNLSREEEIEFLKSHGYEMEFHKAQYSVNKGLWGTSVGGKETLTSRNYLPEEAFPSQIKETQSSELEIEFKNGEVVAVNGEHFTHPVYAIQKIEKLASAYGIGRDIHVGDTIVGIKGRVGFEAAAASVIIKAHHLLEKHTLSKYQQMMKSQLSDWYGNWLHEALFLDPVMRNIESFLKDSQETVSGKVFLTLHPYRFVLNGIESAHDLMSDKFGSYGEANRAWTGEDVKGYTKIVSNSLNIYHQINSK, encoded by the coding sequence ATGGAGAAAAAGAAAGTCGTCTTAGCGTTTAGCGGAGGTTTGGATACCTCTTACTGTGCCAAATATCTTAGTGAAACACTGGGGTATGAAGTGTATGCAGTTACTGTAAATACCGGAGGTTTTTCTAAAGAAGAAGAAAAAGAACTGGAGAAAAAAGCCTTCAATCTTGGGGTGAAAGAATACAGGTGCGTTGATGCTCAGGAAGATTATTATAACTCTTGCGTAAAATATCTGATCTTCGGAAATGTGCTGAAAAACAACACATACCCATTATCTGTAAGTGCGGAACGTACAGTTCAGGCACAGGAAATTGCAAAATATGCTATTGAAACCGGCGCTGATGCCATTGCCCATGGAAGTACCGGAGCCGGTAATGACCAGGTTCGTTTTGATTTGATTTTCCAGGTGATGTGCCCCGAAAAGGAGATCATCACGCCAATCCGTGATATGAACCTTTCCCGTGAAGAAGAAATTGAATTTTTGAAAAGCCACGGCTACGAAATGGAATTCCATAAAGCTCAGTATTCAGTAAATAAAGGACTTTGGGGAACTTCAGTAGGAGGAAAAGAAACACTGACATCAAGAAACTATCTTCCTGAAGAAGCTTTTCCGTCGCAGATTAAAGAAACTCAATCCTCAGAACTGGAAATTGAATTTAAAAATGGTGAAGTTGTAGCGGTGAATGGAGAACATTTCACGCATCCGGTTTATGCTATCCAGAAGATTGAAAAACTGGCTTCCGCTTATGGAATCGGCCGTGATATCCATGTTGGAGATACTATTGTCGGAATTAAAGGAAGAGTAGGATTTGAAGCAGCAGCAGCGTCAGTGATTATCAAGGCCCATCATTTACTGGAAAAACATACCCTTTCAAAATATCAGCAGATGATGAAATCCCAACTGTCCGATTGGTACGGAAACTGGCTTCACGAAGCACTGTTCCTGGATCCGGTCATGAGAAATATTGAATCTTTTTTAAAGGATTCTCAGGAAACAGTCAGCGGAAAAGTATTCTTAACCCTTCATCCATATAGATTTGTCTTAAACGGAATTGAATCCGCTCATGATCTCATGTCTGATAAATTCGGTAGTTATGGTGAAGCAAACAGGGCGTGGACAGGAGAAGATGTAAAAGGATATACAAAAATTGTGAGCAATTCTTTAAACATATATCACCAGATCAATTCAAAATAA
- a CDS encoding terminase gpP N-terminus-related DNA-binding protein yields MENKCPKCSGSRIVKSGIINEKQRFLCKDCNYYFTVKKIGKQIDDYYVTKALQLYLEGLSFREIERIIGVSHVTISSWIKKYNITRPPHSEFHPVYKILKQNELIEYMAKEENIKNSGLIITQFADKYMLIKWERFKK; encoded by the coding sequence ATGGAAAATAAGTGTCCTAAATGCAGCGGAAGCAGAATCGTAAAAAGTGGCATCATCAACGAGAAACAGCGCTTTCTCTGCAAGGATTGCAATTATTATTTTACCGTAAAAAAAATAGGAAAACAGATCGACGATTACTATGTAACAAAGGCCCTTCAGCTCTATCTGGAAGGATTAAGCTTTCGTGAAATAGAAAGAATTATCGGAGTTTCGCATGTAACTATAAGCTCCTGGATCAAGAAATACAATATTACAAGACCGCCTCATTCGGAGTTCCATCCTGTCTATAAAATTTTGAAACAAAATGAGCTGATTGAATATATGGCCAAGGAAGAAAATATTAAAAACTCAGGACTCATTATCACTCAGTTTGCCGATAAGTATATGCTGATTAAATGGGAGAGATTTAAGAAGTGA